The Variovorax sp. S12S4 genome includes the window CTGCAACTGGTGCACCAGCGCGTGAGCCTGGACGACACCGGCATCGTCGGCGCCGTGGTGCAGCAGGACAGCCACAGCGGCTGGCTGGTGCGCGCCGGCGTGCGCATCAAGGGCGAGCTGACCACCGCCGCAGGGCCGCTGCAACCTTATGCGCGGCTCAACGTTTATCGCAGCAGCAGCGGCACCGACGTGACGCGCTTCACAGGGCCCGCGGCCTACACCGACATTGCCAGCCGCACGGGCGGCACGAGCACCGAACTGGCGGCCGGCGCCACGCTGCGGCTGACCCAGAACATGAGCCTGTACGGAGAGCTGGGCAAGTACTGGGCGTCAGGCGGCGGGGCGCGCACGAAGAGCGGCGTGAACGGCAGCGTGGGCGTGAAGATCCGCTGGTAGGGCTTGCCGACGCTCCTTTGGCCGTTATCGGGGAGAGACCACCACCGCAGCAGGCGCGTCGGGCATCGCCAACGGGTTGAGCCCCGGCTCCGCCACCCGCGTGAGCGTGTTGCGGTCGGTGTGATGGAAAGGCTCGGCCCGCCCCTGGATCTGCATCACGGTGTCCTGGTCGTAGGACCAGGTGCCGTCGGCGTTGATGGTGACCGTGATGTTCCACGCGAGCGTGGTGAAGGCTTCTTCGATGAACGGGTTGGACACGATGCCGTTCACCAGGCTGCCGCGCTCGGCGCTGAGCGTGAAGCGCGTGTCGCCGGCCTTGGCATGGCCGCTTGCCATGGCCACCTGGCCGCGCGGAATGGCCAGCGTGTGCATCACCGTGCCGGT containing:
- a CDS encoding FABP family protein; the encoded protein is MTEDIYTEPNADPDTLANLGPLRAMAGIWEGSRGVDVKPKREGPKTQVYVERYELQPIDPQTNGPQLLYGLRYHTYIHKPGLTKMYHDQVGYWLWEPATGTVMHTLAIPRGQVAMASGHAKAGDTRFTLSAERGSLVNGIVSNPFIEEAFTTLAWNITVTINADGTWSYDQDTVMQIQGRAEPFHHTDRNTLTRVAEPGLNPLAMPDAPAAVVVSPR